From Halorubrum salinarum, the proteins below share one genomic window:
- a CDS encoding ABC transporter permease — protein sequence MAADTRHESEARRGSDGDGSARSAESRGLGPVPLPAASRLRPLLGLLVPAALVVVWHVAVATGVFAAHQLPAPLRVAETLWGMAASGELWDHVAITVQRVVLGAGLGIAVGILFGTATGLSRTASDLLDPLLQSLKNIPSLAWVPLFLLWFGIGETAKVLLIAVGAFFPVYLNLSTGIAAVDEELLEVAEVYDLGRVESLRRVVFPAALPDLLVGIRGGVGLAWMFVVAAELIAASQGIGFLLSDGRTLARPDIIVGSILLFAFLGNCSDLAVKEVRDRVVGR from the coding sequence ATGGCCGCGGACACCCGTCACGAGTCCGAGGCCCGCCGCGGATCGGACGGGGACGGGTCGGCCCGGAGCGCCGAGTCGCGCGGTCTCGGACCGGTCCCGCTCCCCGCCGCGAGCCGGCTCCGGCCGCTGCTCGGGCTGCTCGTTCCCGCCGCGCTCGTCGTCGTCTGGCACGTCGCGGTCGCGACCGGGGTCTTCGCGGCCCATCAGCTGCCGGCGCCGCTGCGGGTGGCGGAGACGCTCTGGGGGATGGCGGCCTCGGGCGAGCTGTGGGATCACGTCGCGATCACGGTTCAGCGCGTCGTCCTCGGCGCCGGCCTCGGGATCGCCGTCGGAATTCTGTTCGGGACCGCGACCGGGCTCTCGCGGACCGCGAGCGACCTGCTCGACCCGCTGTTACAGAGCCTGAAGAACATCCCGTCGCTGGCGTGGGTGCCGCTGTTCCTCCTCTGGTTCGGCATCGGCGAGACCGCGAAGGTGCTGCTCATCGCCGTCGGCGCGTTCTTCCCGGTGTACCTCAACCTCTCGACCGGCATCGCCGCGGTCGACGAGGAGCTGCTGGAGGTCGCCGAGGTGTACGACCTCGGCCGCGTCGAGTCGCTGCGGCGGGTCGTGTTCCCGGCCGCGCTCCCGGACCTGCTCGTCGGGATCCGCGGCGGCGTCGGGCTGGCGTGGATGTTCGTGGTCGCCGCCGAGCTGATCGCGGCGAGCCAGGGGATCGGGTTCCTGCTGAGCGACGGGCGGACCCTCGCGCGGCCCGACATCATCGTCGGGTCGATCCTGCTCTTCGCGTTCCTCGGCAACTGCTCGGACCTCGCGGTGAAGGAGGTGAGAGACCGTGTCGTCGGACGCTGA
- a CDS encoding 1,4-dihydroxy-2-naphthoate polyprenyltransferase produces MSTEVTRRRAWVMAARPQTLPAAAAPVIVGVGLALADGVFAPLPALAALVGAALIQVGTNFANDYYDAIQGADTDDREGFTRVVASGLIEPAEVKRAMWLTFAAAIGVGTYLVAVGGVPILVIGLASVAAGIAYTGGPYPLGYHGLGDLFVFVFFGVIAVTGTYYVQAAALLAGWFPVGVPGETVTVGAAVASLPIAALSTNILVVNNLRDREEDASTGKRTLAVRFGYRFARGEYLAMLALAYLAPLWFVARGDGLAALLPFVTLPLAATVARTVLTETSGEALNPALESTGKLLAAYAVAFAVGLAV; encoded by the coding sequence ATGAGTACCGAGGTGACCCGCCGCCGGGCGTGGGTGATGGCCGCCCGGCCCCAGACGCTCCCGGCCGCGGCCGCGCCGGTGATCGTCGGCGTCGGGCTGGCGCTCGCCGACGGGGTGTTCGCCCCGCTGCCCGCGCTGGCGGCGCTCGTGGGGGCGGCGCTGATCCAGGTCGGGACGAACTTCGCGAACGACTACTACGACGCGATCCAGGGCGCCGACACCGACGACCGCGAGGGGTTCACCCGCGTCGTCGCCAGCGGCCTCATCGAACCGGCGGAGGTGAAGCGGGCGATGTGGCTCACCTTCGCGGCCGCCATCGGCGTCGGCACCTACCTCGTCGCCGTCGGCGGCGTCCCGATACTCGTGATCGGACTCGCCTCCGTCGCGGCCGGCATCGCCTACACCGGCGGGCCGTACCCGCTCGGCTACCACGGGCTCGGCGACCTCTTCGTGTTCGTCTTCTTCGGCGTGATCGCGGTGACGGGGACGTACTACGTCCAGGCGGCCGCGCTCCTCGCCGGGTGGTTCCCGGTCGGGGTGCCCGGTGAGACCGTCACCGTCGGGGCCGCGGTCGCGAGCCTCCCGATCGCCGCGCTGTCGACGAACATCCTCGTCGTCAACAACCTCCGCGACCGCGAGGAGGACGCCTCGACCGGCAAGCGCACGCTCGCGGTCCGCTTCGGCTACCGGTTCGCCCGCGGCGAGTACCTCGCGATGCTCGCCCTCGCGTACCTCGCCCCGCTGTGGTTCGTCGCGCGCGGGGACGGCCTCGCGGCGCTGCTCCCGTTCGTCACGCTCCCGCTGGCGGCGACCGTCGCGCGGACCGTGTTGACCGAGACCTCCGGCGAGGCGCTCAACCCAGCGCTCGAATCGACCGGCAAACTGCTCGCCGCGTACGCGGTCGCGTTCGCGGTCGGCCTGGCGGTGTGA
- the ilvB gene encoding biosynthetic-type acetolactate synthase large subunit: MSDTAAQPRSDADESDDGATEEPTDPDDGPAAGAVSTGAESVVAALEAAGAKTAFGVQGGAIMPVYDALYDSSIRHVTMAHEQGAAHAADAYGVVAGEPGLCMATSGPGATNLVTGIADADMDSDAMVALTGQVPTEFVGNDAFQETDTVGVTRPITKHNYFAGGADTVGDTVGEAFELSRAGRPGPTLVDLPKDVTQDETDRTPGPATPPAGTDPDPNADADAVEEAARAIEAAERPVCLFGGGVIKADASDEARTFARSYGIPVTTTMPGIGSFPEDDDLCLSWAGMHGTGYANLAITHTDCLIAVGTRFDDRLTGGIDTFAPEAEVIHVDIDPAEISKNVHADYPLIGDAGRVLDQLTAAVREAPDAAAWRDRCEEWKETYPLTYATPDDEPLKPQFVVEAFDEATDDDTIVTTGVGQHQMWASQFWTYTEPRTWVSSHGLGTMGYGVPAAVGARVAADTMGEEDRDVVCFDGDGSFLMTMQELSVAVREELDVTIAVLNNEYIGMVRQWQDAFYEGRHMASDYTWMPEFDKLAEAFGALGLRVDDYDEVAPAVEEALDYEGPAVIDFHVDPEENVLPMVPSGGANGKFAAAEDQL, translated from the coding sequence ATGAGCGACACAGCAGCACAGCCGCGATCCGACGCCGACGAGTCGGACGACGGCGCGACCGAGGAACCGACCGACCCGGACGACGGACCGGCCGCGGGTGCCGTCTCGACCGGCGCCGAGTCGGTCGTCGCCGCCCTCGAGGCCGCGGGCGCGAAGACCGCCTTCGGCGTCCAGGGCGGCGCGATCATGCCCGTCTACGACGCCCTGTACGACTCGTCGATCCGGCACGTGACGATGGCCCACGAGCAGGGCGCGGCCCACGCCGCCGACGCGTACGGCGTCGTCGCCGGCGAGCCGGGCCTCTGTATGGCCACGTCCGGCCCGGGCGCGACGAACCTCGTCACCGGCATCGCCGACGCCGACATGGACTCCGACGCGATGGTCGCGCTGACCGGCCAGGTCCCGACGGAGTTCGTCGGGAACGACGCGTTCCAGGAGACGGACACGGTCGGGGTCACCCGCCCCATCACGAAGCACAACTACTTCGCGGGCGGCGCGGACACCGTCGGCGACACCGTCGGCGAGGCGTTCGAGCTGTCGCGGGCCGGACGCCCGGGGCCGACCCTCGTCGACCTCCCGAAGGACGTGACGCAGGACGAGACGGACCGGACGCCCGGGCCGGCGACGCCGCCGGCCGGCACCGACCCCGACCCGAACGCCGACGCCGACGCGGTCGAGGAGGCCGCGCGCGCCATCGAGGCCGCCGAGCGCCCCGTCTGCCTGTTCGGCGGGGGCGTCATCAAGGCCGACGCGAGCGACGAGGCGCGGACCTTCGCCCGGAGCTACGGCATCCCCGTGACCACGACGATGCCCGGCATCGGCTCGTTCCCCGAGGACGACGACCTCTGCCTCTCGTGGGCGGGGATGCACGGCACCGGCTACGCGAACCTCGCGATCACCCACACCGACTGCCTGATCGCGGTCGGCACGCGGTTCGACGACCGCCTCACGGGCGGCATCGACACGTTCGCGCCCGAGGCCGAGGTCATCCACGTCGACATCGACCCCGCGGAGATCAGCAAGAACGTCCACGCCGACTACCCGCTGATCGGCGACGCCGGGCGCGTGCTGGACCAGCTGACGGCGGCGGTCCGCGAGGCGCCCGACGCCGCCGCGTGGCGCGACCGCTGCGAGGAGTGGAAGGAGACGTACCCGCTCACGTACGCGACGCCGGACGACGAGCCGCTGAAGCCGCAGTTCGTCGTCGAGGCGTTCGACGAGGCGACCGACGACGACACCATCGTGACGACCGGCGTCGGGCAACACCAGATGTGGGCCTCGCAGTTCTGGACGTACACGGAGCCCCGCACGTGGGTCTCCTCGCACGGCCTCGGCACGATGGGGTACGGCGTGCCCGCCGCGGTCGGCGCGCGCGTCGCCGCCGACACGATGGGCGAGGAGGACCGCGACGTGGTGTGTTTCGACGGCGACGGCTCCTTCCTGATGACGATGCAGGAGCTGTCGGTCGCGGTCCGCGAGGAGTTAGACGTCACCATCGCCGTGCTGAACAACGAGTACATCGGCATGGTGCGCCAGTGGCAGGACGCCTTCTACGAGGGGCGCCACATGGCGTCCGACTACACCTGGATGCCCGAGTTCGACAAGCTCGCGGAGGCGTTCGGCGCCCTCGGGCTGCGCGTCGACGACTACGACGAGGTCGCGCCCGCGGTCGAGGAGGCGCTCGACTACGAGGGGCCGGCCGTGATCGACTTCCACGTCGACCCCGAGGAGAACGTCCTGCCGATGGTGCCGAGCGGCGGCGCGAACGGGAAGTTCGCGGCCGCGGAGGACCAGCTATGA
- a CDS encoding LeuA family protein — MEFFQGTIASNVDIGPVRIFDTTLRDGEQSPRTSFSYDEKRRIAATLDDMNTHVIEAGFPVNSDAEFEAVSDIAAATDTTVCGLARVVEGDIEAAIDSGVEMVHVFVSTSDVQLEDSMHATREEAKGRAVDAVEQVKDAGVECMFSPMDATRTDPEYLIDIVEAVSDAGTDWINIPDTCGVGMPTSFGETVNAVVEATDARVDVHTHDDFGMAAANAVTGFENGAEQAQVSVNGIGERAGNAAYEEVVMAVESVYGVDTGIDTTQITKLARIVEEASDIPVPANKPITGRNAFAHESGIHAAGVIENADTFETGVMTPEMVGAEREFVLGKHTGTHSVRKHLVEAGFDPTDSEVRKITKRVKEYGAGKRQVTAGDVERFAEEAGVTREEEVRV, encoded by the coding sequence ATCGAGTTCTTCCAGGGCACGATAGCTTCTAACGTCGACATAGGTCCGGTACGGATCTTCGACACGACCCTGCGAGACGGAGAACAGTCACCACGTACGTCGTTCAGCTACGATGAGAAACGCCGCATAGCGGCGACGCTGGACGACATGAACACCCACGTCATCGAGGCGGGGTTCCCGGTCAACTCGGACGCGGAGTTCGAGGCCGTCAGCGACATCGCCGCCGCGACGGACACCACCGTCTGCGGGCTGGCGCGGGTCGTCGAGGGCGACATCGAGGCCGCCATCGACTCCGGCGTCGAGATGGTCCACGTGTTCGTCTCCACCAGCGACGTTCAGCTGGAGGACTCGATGCACGCGACCCGCGAGGAGGCGAAGGGGCGAGCGGTCGACGCCGTCGAGCAGGTGAAAGACGCCGGCGTCGAGTGTATGTTCTCGCCGATGGACGCCACCCGGACGGACCCGGAGTACCTGATCGACATCGTCGAGGCCGTCTCCGACGCCGGCACCGACTGGATCAACATCCCCGACACCTGCGGCGTGGGGATGCCGACCAGCTTCGGCGAGACGGTCAACGCCGTCGTGGAGGCGACCGACGCGCGCGTCGACGTCCACACGCACGACGACTTCGGCATGGCCGCCGCGAACGCAGTCACGGGCTTCGAGAACGGCGCGGAGCAGGCGCAGGTGTCGGTCAACGGGATCGGCGAGCGCGCCGGCAACGCCGCCTACGAGGAGGTCGTCATGGCCGTCGAGTCGGTGTACGGCGTCGACACGGGCATCGACACGACCCAGATCACCAAGCTGGCTCGGATCGTCGAGGAGGCCTCGGACATCCCGGTGCCGGCGAACAAGCCGATCACCGGGCGGAACGCGTTCGCCCACGAGTCCGGCATCCACGCCGCGGGCGTCATCGAGAACGCCGACACGTTCGAGACCGGCGTGATGACCCCGGAGATGGTGGGCGCGGAGCGCGAGTTCGTGCTGGGCAAACACACCGGCACGCACAGCGTGCGCAAGCACCTGGTGGAGGCCGGCTTCGACCCCACGGACAGCGAGGTCCGGAAGATAACCAAGCGGGTCAAGGAGTACGGCGCCGGCAAGCGGCAGGTGACCGCCGGCGACGTCGAGCGGTTCGCCGAGGAGGCGGGCGTCACGCGCGAGGAGGAGGTCCGGGTCTGA
- a CDS encoding carboxymuconolactone decarboxylase family protein, with amino-acid sequence MARVPYAEAADVPDEYEDLLESSLQGKPLHVYQSVGNNPEVLAGLRSFLGSLWTDSGLTERERELVILAVASEVGNRYEWHQHVNIARGVGIGDDEIAALGRGDTAPFGDDETTLIEYALAVVRGEVDAVAHDEVAALYDDEAIVGIAATARGYDALGGMIDAFDLELEPGTEFHGWDPR; translated from the coding sequence ATGGCCCGCGTTCCCTACGCCGAGGCGGCGGACGTGCCGGACGAGTACGAGGACCTCCTGGAGTCGTCGCTCCAGGGGAAACCGCTCCACGTGTACCAGTCGGTCGGCAACAACCCCGAGGTGTTGGCGGGGCTGCGGTCGTTCCTCGGGTCGCTGTGGACCGACAGCGGGCTCACTGAACGGGAGCGCGAGCTCGTCATCCTGGCGGTCGCGAGCGAGGTCGGCAACCGCTACGAGTGGCACCAGCACGTCAACATCGCCCGCGGGGTGGGGATCGGCGACGACGAGATCGCGGCGCTCGGGCGCGGTGACACCGCCCCCTTCGGCGACGATGAGACGACCCTGATCGAGTACGCACTCGCGGTCGTCCGCGGCGAGGTCGACGCGGTCGCGCACGACGAGGTCGCGGCGCTGTACGACGACGAGGCGATCGTCGGCATCGCCGCGACCGCGCGGGGGTACGACGCGCTCGGCGGGATGATCGACGCGTTCGACCTCGAACTGGAGCCCGGGACCGAGTTCCACGGGTGGGACCCCCGCTAA
- a CDS encoding ABC transporter ATP-binding protein, with product MSSDADADAAPPTADAAPSDADPVLAVDGLRKRYDDTVALDGVDLAVADGEFVAVVGPSGCGKSTLLRVLSGLEPAFEGRVTVDGTDVRDGGSDAVGMVFQEPRLLDWADVRENVAVGLPADVDPDTEAARGRVNDLIETVGLDGFAESRPGELSGGMAQRVALARGLAYDPSVLLLDEPFSALDRLTKADQQDHLLDVWAERGTTVVLVTHDVEEAVYLADRVAVLGGQPGTVESVVDVDIDRPRDRADADLVALRREVTAALGR from the coding sequence GTGTCGTCGGACGCTGACGCCGACGCCGCGCCGCCGACCGCCGACGCCGCGCCCTCGGACGCGGACCCCGTGCTCGCGGTCGACGGTCTCCGCAAGCGGTACGACGACACCGTCGCGCTCGACGGGGTCGACCTCGCGGTCGCGGACGGGGAGTTCGTCGCCGTCGTCGGCCCGTCGGGCTGCGGCAAGTCGACGCTGCTCCGCGTGCTCTCCGGGCTCGAACCGGCGTTCGAGGGGCGCGTCACGGTCGACGGGACGGACGTGCGCGACGGCGGCAGCGACGCCGTGGGGATGGTGTTCCAGGAGCCGCGGCTGCTCGACTGGGCGGACGTGCGCGAGAACGTCGCGGTCGGGCTCCCGGCGGACGTGGACCCCGACACCGAGGCGGCCCGCGGGCGCGTCAACGACCTGATCGAGACGGTCGGGCTCGACGGCTTCGCCGAGAGCCGCCCGGGCGAACTCTCCGGCGGCATGGCCCAGCGCGTCGCGCTCGCCCGGGGCCTCGCCTACGACCCGTCCGTGCTGCTGCTCGACGAGCCGTTCTCGGCGCTCGACCGGTTGACGAAGGCCGACCAGCAGGACCACCTGCTCGACGTGTGGGCGGAGCGGGGGACGACCGTCGTCCTCGTCACCCACGACGTCGAGGAGGCCGTCTACCTCGCGGACCGCGTCGCCGTCCTCGGCGGCCAGCCCGGCACGGTCGAGTCGGTCGTCGACGTGGACATCGACCGCCCCCGCGACCGGGCGGACGCCGACTTGGTCGCGCTCCGGCGCGAGGTGACGGCGGCGCTCGGTCGGTGA
- a CDS encoding DUF7557 family protein, translating into MPQIHLDEETVERLDALRVDDEEYDEIVSELINIYEAEELTLFRGSDLK; encoded by the coding sequence ATGCCCCAGATCCACCTCGACGAGGAGACGGTCGAGCGGCTCGACGCGCTCCGGGTCGACGACGAGGAGTACGACGAGATCGTGAGCGAACTGATCAACATCTACGAGGCGGAGGAGCTGACGCTGTTCCGCGGCAGCGACCTGAAGTAA
- a CDS encoding DUF7111 family protein — MTDTEAASANGVEARYEETGGERRLTFSRDGREATVAQNVEGYAMLKVRPGPDGDELERYYGFDMALDHAAELLGVAVPDLPIPDAAADMGM, encoded by the coding sequence ATGACCGACACGGAGGCCGCGTCGGCGAACGGCGTCGAGGCGCGGTACGAGGAGACGGGCGGCGAACGACGGCTCACCTTCTCGCGGGACGGCCGCGAGGCGACCGTCGCGCAGAACGTCGAGGGGTACGCCATGCTGAAGGTCCGGCCCGGCCCCGACGGCGACGAACTGGAGCGGTACTACGGGTTCGACATGGCGCTCGACCACGCCGCCGAACTCCTCGGCGTCGCCGTCCCGGATCTCCCGATTCCGGACGCCGCCGCCGACATGGGGATGTAA
- a CDS encoding phosphotransferase family protein, with the protein MNDAGSEPIERALAAAFPDRAVDRLTGVGPSWNGANETVGVVFADGGRVFLKVALADESRRIARERAVLRYVAEHGPLPVPEVLGAEPDGDPAYLATAPAPGRGLLDAYEAASDDERERLLRRVGDALAALHADRFPDHGEIVGAGTERGSAAERAATAEKAMSAGPDGPTGLSIEFAPWSDVLLATIEQTREIGTSERLAGHYDAVIDCVRANRGTLDEAPAALLHGDVTKPNLFIDADAVAAIDWELSHVGDPARDLVRAEDQLLNGFDSTGPERFAAALREGYRERAGGLPAGFERRRPVYEVVRMLGRSGFVDQWATYLDEPVDALIERADAELRARLDAV; encoded by the coding sequence ATGAACGATGCCGGGTCGGAGCCGATCGAACGGGCCCTCGCGGCGGCGTTTCCGGACCGGGCCGTGGACCGGTTGACGGGCGTCGGCCCCTCGTGGAACGGCGCCAACGAGACGGTGGGCGTCGTCTTCGCCGACGGTGGCCGGGTGTTCCTCAAGGTCGCGCTGGCCGACGAGAGCCGCCGGATCGCCCGGGAGCGCGCCGTACTCCGGTACGTCGCGGAACACGGGCCCCTCCCGGTCCCCGAGGTATTGGGGGCCGAGCCCGACGGCGACCCGGCGTACCTCGCGACGGCGCCGGCGCCCGGCCGAGGGCTGTTGGACGCCTACGAGGCGGCGAGCGACGACGAGCGCGAGCGACTGCTCCGCCGCGTCGGGGACGCGCTCGCCGCGCTCCACGCCGACCGGTTCCCGGACCACGGGGAGATAGTCGGGGCAGGCACGGAGCGCGGGAGCGCGGCGGAGCGCGCGGCGACCGCGGAGAAAGCAATGTCCGCGGGACCCGACGGGCCAACCGGACTCTCCATAGAGTTCGCGCCGTGGTCCGACGTGCTGCTCGCGACGATCGAGCAGACCCGGGAGATCGGTACCTCCGAGCGACTCGCGGGCCACTACGACGCGGTGATCGACTGCGTCCGCGCGAACCGGGGGACGCTCGACGAGGCGCCGGCCGCGCTGCTCCACGGCGACGTCACGAAGCCGAACCTCTTCATCGACGCCGACGCGGTGGCGGCGATCGACTGGGAGCTGTCCCACGTCGGCGACCCGGCGCGGGACCTCGTCCGCGCGGAGGACCAACTGCTCAACGGCTTCGACTCGACCGGTCCGGAGCGGTTCGCCGCCGCCCTCCGCGAGGGGTACCGCGAGCGGGCCGGGGGGCTCCCGGCGGGGTTCGAGCGGCGGCGCCCCGTCTACGAGGTCGTCAGGATGCTCGGCCGGTCGGGCTTCGTCGACCAGTGGGCGACGTACCTCGACGAGCCGGTCGACGCCCTGATCGAACGCGCGGACGCCGAGTTACGGGCGCGGCTTGACGCAGTCTGA
- a CDS encoding mandelate racemase/muconate lactonizing enzyme family protein, whose protein sequence is MTDDDTRGEGPARTVRHRPFALDLTRPLGTARGEIGRREGFVVTVERRNGGGGAVGLGEATPLPGWTESREACETALDGLGGRGEVESPAEALDAASTPAARHGVSLAVADAAARERGRRLAAHLADAAGVGAAPADAVPVNATVGDGSPAETAADARRAVEAGFDCLKVKVGARDVDADIERVRAVREAVGDAVALRADANGAWDRETASRALDALAPFDLAYVEQPLPPDDLDGLAALRRGDPSDGGGGDDGGGGDDGGGVPIAADESVAARGIDAVLGAGAADAVVLKPMALGGPDRALAAALRARESGVEPVVTTTIDAVVARTAAVHVAAAVPDVSPCGLATASLLDGDLAPDPCRVEGGRIAVPTGPGLAGGAFDDLRR, encoded by the coding sequence GTGACCGACGACGACACGCGCGGCGAGGGGCCGGCCCGGACCGTTCGACACCGACCGTTCGCGCTCGACCTGACCCGTCCCCTCGGCACCGCCCGCGGGGAGATCGGCCGCCGGGAGGGATTCGTGGTCACCGTCGAGCGCCGGAACGGTGGAGGCGGCGCGGTCGGCCTCGGCGAGGCGACGCCGCTCCCGGGGTGGACGGAGTCGCGGGAGGCCTGCGAGACCGCGCTCGACGGCCTCGGCGGCCGGGGAGAAGTCGAGTCGCCCGCGGAGGCGCTGGACGCGGCGTCGACGCCGGCCGCGCGCCACGGCGTCTCGCTCGCGGTCGCCGACGCCGCGGCCCGCGAGCGCGGACGGCGCCTCGCGGCTCACCTCGCGGACGCGGCCGGCGTCGGCGCCGCCCCCGCGGACGCGGTCCCGGTCAACGCGACCGTCGGGGACGGCTCGCCGGCGGAGACCGCCGCCGACGCGAGGCGCGCGGTCGAGGCGGGGTTCGACTGTCTGAAAGTGAAGGTCGGCGCCCGCGACGTCGACGCCGACATCGAGCGCGTCCGCGCCGTCCGGGAGGCCGTCGGCGACGCGGTCGCGCTCCGCGCCGACGCGAACGGCGCGTGGGACCGCGAGACGGCGTCCCGCGCGCTGGACGCGTTGGCCCCCTTCGACCTCGCGTACGTCGAACAGCCGCTCCCGCCGGACGACCTCGACGGCTTGGCGGCGCTTCGCCGGGGCGACCCGTCCGACGGCGGCGGAGGCGACGATGGCGGCGGAGGCGACGACGGCGGCGGTGTCCCGATCGCCGCCGACGAGTCGGTCGCGGCCCGCGGGATCGACGCGGTGCTCGGCGCGGGCGCGGCCGACGCGGTCGTGCTCAAGCCGATGGCGCTCGGGGGGCCGGACCGCGCGCTCGCGGCCGCGCTGCGGGCGCGGGAGTCCGGCGTCGAGCCGGTCGTCACCACCACGATCGACGCGGTGGTCGCGCGGACGGCCGCCGTCCACGTCGCGGCCGCGGTCCCGGACGTGTCGCCCTGCGGCCTCGCGACCGCGTCGCTGCTCGACGGCGACCTGGCGCCGGACCCCTGCCGGGTCGAGGGCGGTCGGATCGCTGTCCCGACCGGTCCCGGACTCGCCGGCGGCGCGTTCGACGACCTGCGGCGGTAG
- a CDS encoding DUF5799 family protein: MSEWTDAIVGERMTVDNQFNERVAASRFSSQEWGLIMTATEFEIENADDPEAARVVADTSSLPAIMPELENLRSQMAGMGGAPGGDSGGSGGGVVDSIKGALGLGGGGGGGPSDEELEAAERLVQEYADELQAHLEEVGKWEQVRVAYQE; this comes from the coding sequence ATGAGCGAGTGGACCGACGCCATCGTCGGCGAGCGGATGACCGTCGACAACCAGTTCAACGAGCGCGTCGCGGCGTCGCGCTTCTCCAGCCAGGAGTGGGGACTGATCATGACGGCCACCGAGTTCGAGATCGAGAACGCCGACGACCCGGAGGCCGCCCGCGTCGTCGCGGACACGTCGAGCCTGCCCGCGATCATGCCCGAACTGGAGAACCTCCGGTCGCAGATGGCGGGCATGGGCGGCGCCCCCGGCGGCGACTCGGGCGGCTCCGGCGGCGGGGTCGTCGACTCGATCAAGGGCGCGCTCGGACTCGGGGGTGGCGGCGGCGGTGGGCCGTCCGACGAGGAACTGGAGGCCGCCGAGCGGCTCGTCCAAGAGTACGCCGACGAGCTACAGGCGCACTTAGAGGAGGTCGGGAAGTGGGAACAGGTCCGCGTCGCGTATCAGGAGTAG
- a CDS encoding aliphatic sulfonate ABC transporter substrate-binding protein: MERRQFLRGTGAAIGGSLVAGCVGGGSGSGTVTVDYAYYNPVSLVLREKGWLEAAFADTGTDVEWVLSLGSNQANEYAQSGEADVSSTAGIAALMARTNGVPITTPYVYSEPEWTALVTFQETGIESVADLEGKRVAATRGTDPYFFLLQALGDAGLSEDDVEVVNLQHPEGQSALVRGDVDAWAGLDPHMAELELEHDGAELFFREPRYNTYGFLNFLDGFLADRTEQARRVLEAYERGREWAIENPEATAGILADASEMSAPVAERVFTRRTDLSEPVPGEPHRELLSDLSPILEREGLVTDDADPAGTVDELIDSEFATEVV; the protein is encoded by the coding sequence ATGGAGCGAAGACAGTTCTTGCGCGGTACCGGCGCGGCGATCGGCGGCTCGCTCGTCGCCGGCTGCGTCGGGGGCGGGAGCGGCTCGGGGACGGTGACGGTCGACTACGCGTACTATAATCCGGTCAGCCTCGTGCTGCGCGAGAAGGGCTGGCTCGAGGCGGCGTTCGCGGACACCGGCACCGACGTCGAGTGGGTGTTGAGCCTCGGCAGCAACCAGGCGAACGAGTACGCGCAGAGCGGCGAGGCCGACGTCTCCTCGACCGCCGGCATCGCGGCGCTGATGGCGCGCACGAACGGCGTGCCGATCACGACGCCGTACGTCTACTCGGAGCCCGAGTGGACGGCGCTCGTCACCTTCCAGGAGACCGGCATCGAGTCGGTCGCGGACCTGGAGGGGAAGCGGGTCGCCGCGACCCGCGGGACTGACCCGTACTTCTTCCTGCTGCAGGCGCTCGGCGACGCCGGGCTGAGCGAGGACGACGTCGAGGTCGTCAACCTCCAGCACCCGGAGGGGCAGTCCGCGCTGGTCCGGGGCGACGTGGACGCGTGGGCCGGGCTCGACCCGCACATGGCCGAGCTCGAGCTCGAACACGACGGGGCCGAGCTGTTCTTCCGCGAGCCGCGGTACAACACCTACGGCTTCCTGAACTTCCTCGACGGGTTCCTCGCGGACCGCACGGAGCAGGCGCGCCGCGTCCTCGAGGCCTACGAGCGCGGCCGCGAGTGGGCGATCGAGAACCCCGAGGCGACCGCGGGGATCCTCGCGGACGCCTCCGAGATGTCGGCGCCGGTCGCGGAGCGCGTGTTCACCCGGCGGACCGACCTCTCCGAGCCCGTCCCGGGCGAGCCGCACCGCGAACTGCTCTCGGACCTCTCGCCGATCCTCGAACGCGAGGGGCTCGTGACCGACGACGCCGACCCCGCCGGCACCGTCGACGAGCTGATCGACTCCGAGTTCGCGACCGAGGTCGTCTGA